The Mycobacteriales bacterium nucleotide sequence GAGTACCCGGTCGAGCGCTACCTGCGCGAGGCGAAGGTCATGCAGATCTTCGAGGGCACCAACCAGATCCAGCGCCTCGTGATCAGCCGCGGCCTCGCCGCGCAGTAGGCCGACCGGTCAGCGGGAGGCGTGGACGGCGGCGGGGCTGGCCGTCGCGCCGAGCGGCTGAGTGTTGACGTAGGCGGCGACGGTGCTGCCGACGACCACGAACACGCCGAAGGCGATGCGGCTGATCCGCAGGGGCGGCCGTTTGCGCACGAGCGTCGTCACCGGCCCGACGTCCGGCAGGATCGCGGTGCGCGCGGGCGCCCGGAACGGGGCCAGCGCGGCGAGGCGCGCCGCGGTCACCGACGGCACGACCGGGGTCGGTGCCGGCGCCTGGCCCGGCACGAGGTGGGAGGTCCACTGCGCGCCGTCCCAGTAGCGCTGGTGACCGCTGCCCGCCGGGTCCGGGTAGTAGCCCGCCGGAGGCGTGGCGTCTGACATGTTGGAGCTCCGCTCGGGTTCGGGCGTCCTGGACAGACGCGGCCCCCGGTGGGGCAGACCGGGGTCGCGTCTTGGTTCTCGCTCGGCATCCGCCGATCGCCGTCTTGAGCGA carries:
- a CDS encoding DUF2510 domain-containing protein, translating into MSDATPPAGYYPDPAGSGHQRYWDGAQWTSHLVPGQAPAPTPVVPSVTAARLAALAPFRAPARTAILPDVGPVTTLVRKRPPLRISRIAFGVFVVVGSTVAAYVNTQPLGATASPAAVHASR